The segment TGAGTAGATTAAATATAACTCTTAATATATTCCTAGGGTTGATACTTGCAAAAACTCAGAAAGACTTTTTATTTGTATCTAAATAAGAGAAAGAACAGGAAGGAAATGCTGATAACATTTTATctgtagagaaaaaataaaatctagaagTATAAAAAGATCTCATTATTATAAAAAGTATAATCAGATCTCGTTTCTGGTTCACATACAAGAAGGAATTTAAATATTAAGAGGGCTTATTTGTCTACAAGAACCTTTTCCCTTGGGTTTCATAACTCGACAATCTCACCTGGGGCCCCAAGTGAGCACGCTGAGTTAGGTATGAAGGCAGAAATAAGTTACTAAAAACTGTAGGTGGTTAATAttaacttccttttctttcatgaatAAACCCTATCATCTGGGACGAAACTCAGAGCGCTTTCAACTAAACCAGGGCTCCACACAGTTTATGTAAAGGGCCAGATGGACATATTTCAGGCTTCATAAGACAAATGATCTACAAGTCTTGAACCTGTGCCCTCCGCAGTGaaaacagagtcctaaccactggcccaccagggaactccttttttttttttttgacaaatggTCTTTGAAGCAAACCTTCATACACCAGAGGTGTTAACCTTTTGACAAATGtaggaagtgttagtcgctcagtcgtgtccgactctttgcgaccccatcgactgtaacccgccaggctcctctgtccatggaattttctaggcaagaatactggagtggattgccatgccctcctccagggaggaaTGCAGGAAAGGAATCACTAAAACGatacatgtgcatgcgtgctaagtcacttcaatcgtgtccaactgtttgtgaccccgtggactgtatgtagcctgccaggctcctctgtccgtaaaattctccaggcaagaatactggagtgggttgccaacacAATAAACCATTAACAGTGGTTACCTTGGGAGACCTGGATGGCCTGTGGTATAGAGCATGCTTTATCTATACGTTTATCTTTCTGCACTCATTGTACTTTTTTCCCTCTGCCATAAGCATGCATGCTTTGTAGTTTAAAACActagttaataaaataaaaagctatgtTAAAAAGTGAGGGGGAAAATGTAGGAAAGGAAATCTGCCTCTTTTATTACTCAGGGATTTTATGTGACTTACTGTATTAGTCAGGCCTCTCAGAGTAACAGAACCATCAGGAtacttgtgctcagtcacgtcccactctctgaggccccatggactgtagtcccccaggcttctctgtccatgggatttttcaggcaagaatgctggagtgggttgccattttctcttccaggggatcttccctacccagagattgaacccatgtctcctgcgtctcctgcattgccaggcaggttctttaccactgagccacctgggaagctcaaaagaATACATAAAGAGATGTATATAAGAGGACACAGTACTGGAATTGGCTCACAGGGTTATAGAGGATGAGAAGCCCCACAAcctgccatctgcaagctggagacccagaaaaGTCAGTGATGTCAGTGAGTCTGGCTCTGAAGGCCTGAGGATGAGGGCGGCTGGTGTCCACGAGCAGGAGAAGACAATGCCCCAGCTCAGGCAGAGAGCGAGAatcttcccttcccccactttcTGTTCCCTGCGGGCCCTCAACTGCATTGGTGAAGGCCTCGACTACATTGAGTCCACCGACTCTTCTTGAAACACCCTCCCAGGCACaaccagaaataatgttttgccAGCTATCTGGGCATCCCTTAGATCTGTCAAGTTGGCACATAAGATTAACCATCACAACTACCATTAAAGTAActtttactaaatatatatatatatatatatatatatatgactaatgACTATTAAACATACTCATGTTTTAAGTCTCCAAGGAAATAGTGGTCTGTGACAACTACAAACCTGACTTTTTTACTTTCTAGGAGCCTGCCTCATTCACAGAATTGAGTGTCAATATCTTTTATATTTGggggaattttttctttaattttaaaattatatatttattttttggctgcactgagtcttagttgtggcacatgggatcttcaatctttgttgcagcatgcaggacctttgAGTTGGGGTATGTGAGATCTAGGTCCCTTATCAGGGAACAAACCCCCTGCCCTCAGCACTggcagctcagagtcttagccactggaccaccatggaagccccagcaTCAATGTCTTAACTTTAGAGTATCATTGTCAGTAGCCTGGATTATGTCACAGGAAGAAACAGCCCCAGTGGAACTGGCTTGGAACAGCCAAGATTTAGTTCTTAGAACTCAAGATGAGTTCTTTAGCTCATCCGTCATGAGCGGGATGCTCCAGAATGCTCACTGACAGAGCTGCCACCAGCTTGAACATGGTCCATCTCCACGGTGGAAAAAGAGAATTTGAGGGGCTATTTCAGCAGAATTGACTGCTCCAGTCCATAAATGACACACTCACTTTTTTTCACACAAGATTGTCCCAGGACCATCCGGTCCCATGAGGGGAAGTCATCCCACTCCTACATCCAGGAGGAAGCATTTGCAGAGCAGTACTGGAGACCACCAGACACTGCATTCTAGATCTACTATATTTCTCCAGCTTCCTTTCCCATCTGTGACTGGACTAGTTTGTAAGAACATGACTGGGACTTTGTGTTTTGatgttgtgtgcgtgtgtgtacagGGATTGGGAGAAATTCTTTGGCAAGATAGGGTAAAAGCTTagtttaaaatgaagtcattaccTTCATCACTACTGGGTCAACAGTGTCAGAAGAACTGGTGGAGCCTTGGTAGAGCCCATGTTGCCCTTATCTTGGGGGATGCAACTCTGCTTCCCAGGGGACAGCCTGGCAAATGGAACGTGGCTGGATTGCAGCCTTGACTTGCTGCTTGGTCTGGTATTTTTGTTCCATGAGCAACCTGTGCAACCCTACATGGAGGGTGATctactcatctgcttgaaaattccATGACCCGGAAATACCCCCAGACCCAGGCAAGCAGGAATGGTTGGTCACCCTCCCTGCACGGTAGCCCTGGGTACCAGAGTAGTAGTTCCTTCTACTCAGAGGTCAACTTGTCTATTCGGCTAGGTTTCTCATTTATTTGGGCATAGTTAGCATGAtgaaagaatcccagggacggtggagcctggtgggctgccatctatggggtcacacagagtcagacacgactgaagtgacttagcagcagcagcatgatgaaaAGACCTtgtggactagacagacctgggttcaagtcccagctctgctATTTACTAGCTTTGAGAACTTAGGTATCCCGCTCTTCTAAGCCTCAGCTTTGCATCCATAAAACAGAGGACCTCAGAAGGCTGTTGAGAGGCTCCTTCAGTGAGTTACAGCCTGGAAGGGCACTGGGGCAGCCTCTTAGGAAGAGGCAGTCAATGGCCTAGAGAAGGAAGTTGTGTTCCTGAGAGCCTTCCCAGCAGGAGGACTTGTGCAAACAGCTCACCAGCGTTCATCAGGAACAGTTATGAGCAGGCTAGGACTTCAGCTCCACTTGACAAGTTAAAGAGCTGTGAACAAAAAAGTCAAGAGATTTAATGTTTAACCTGAGCTTTAAGCAGAGACCTCTGTCCCTTCAGCTTGTTAACTCACTAGTTCATTCTCAGGTCTCCAGTGGGAAGTGGGGAACTGTATGTTTTTCCACCTCTCTGGGACCATAGGCTGTTTCTGTGCAGAATGGACCATCCAAATAGGACAACTTCCACATTGCGGAATTGCCATTCTTGGTGACAACGTTTAAGCTTAAAGTGGGACATTTCAAGTATGTTACTCCTTTAAAAAGTGTGTTGATTTACTGGCTGCATCAGGTCTAGTGACAacacactgggtcttcattgtgtcACGTGGGATCTTGCgttgggcacatgggctcagtagttgtagcacggGATGGTTGCCctgcacatgtgggatcttaggtccctgagcagggatggaacccacatccactgcattgcaaggcaattcttaaccactggactaccaggcaaGTCCCGTGTTACACCCTCCTTTTAGCCAGTGGTACTGCAAAGGTTGACTTCTGTGATAAGCAGAACATGTTAATGGCCACATTTGCATAGGCTtccttgccccctccccacctccctttctGCTACACAATTTCCTCAgggtgatcagttcagttcagtcactcagtcgtgtccgactctttgcaaccccatggactgcagcacgccaggcctccctctccctcaccaacaccaggagtttgctcagactcatgtccatcgagttggtgatgccatccaaccatcttatcctctgttgtccccttttcctcccgccttcaatctttcccagcatcagggtcttttccaatgagtcagggtGATAAAAAACCCTACCAAAGCCTGGAATCTGAGTGTGCTTTGAGTGGCCTCCAAATCTCCAACTCAAAACTATGAGTTCATGGAAAGGAGAGTCAGCCTGTGGCCTCTGGGTGGCGGCTCTGCCAGAAGAGGGGACTGGGCCACACTGAGGCCAGCAGATACTGAACTATGTAGTCAGGGGGCCTGCCCTGTCCACTGCCCCGGGGAAGGACAGTCCTCCAACAGGAGCCATCACCATGGTTCAGTGGGCAGGTGTGGGCACCGGAACCCGGGGGAGCCCACTCTAGAGTGACCAGCaaactcccccccaccccccccccaccccacagctcCACACTCCAGGTAAAAGCTCAGCAGGAAAAGAGTCTTCCTCACACAGAAGCAGAGTGAGCCACGCCGGCCACCTGGGCCCTTTTCCTCACACATGAAGGGGTTTGGGGGTGATGCACCATCCACAGGAAGAGTCCCAAGCCTCGTCTGTCAGAAGGCTGACCCCCGTTTCCCCGCCAGCCCCTGACAACATATCTTAGGTTGTCACTTCTCTTCCTGTTTCATCTGGCAGCTCTCTACCATCGGCTTTCCATCTTCCAAAAGTGTGTGGAAATCTCTCATTTGTGGATTTCTCTCCCTTTTACAATTCCTTCCCCAACTCCccctcctttttattctttttctgaacttcctttttttaaacttcaatatCTTAATTTTAGAGTAACAAGGAACAAGAGAAGCAAACTCTGCCTGCTCTGTCCTTTTGAACCAGAAGCCCAGAGATGTCTCTTTAAGCAGTGAGACCTGGTCAACTAATGGACAAATCTGCATCAGGAATCCTGTTTCCTACCTTTTGTTCAAAAGGATGTAAGTCACCCATGTTTTACTGCAGGGGGTCAGACTCTTACGGTGTTATAGAATGAGCCAAAGCAATCATGATGCAAACATGCCAGTTCTGAGGACTGAAGatatgttttttttctattttttattttaaatatgtttttaaattttttacaatgttgtgtcagtttctgccatacaacaatgcaaagcAGCCATCATTATACACacatcccctctccccctcccctccccccctccaAGGCCATCACAAagtgccagactgggctcccCAGCTGGTGCTGCCCAGCAACCTCTCACCAGCAAGATATGTTTTTTTCTGAGTAAATCTTGCAAAAGAGTCCTGTAACTCATTAATAGTCCTTAATGAATGGTGTTGACTCTCCCTTACTTCTCCTACCCTTTTCTGTGGGGAAGCCATGAAACAGGATGCAAAACCTTGGAGCTTTGCAAGAAGACAATAGCAATTATATGAGATGCTGCCCGTGGAAAGGTATCAGCAATAATTGATAGCACTGTGGCTCTCTCAAGTTACTGATTAAGCATTCAAAACTGAAATCTGGCTTGCCCGTGTTTCAAATACTGTCTCATTTCTCATCTGAATATAAACATTATCCTTCTGCATATTCATAATGACCTGCACCCACACAATATCTCTCTCCTATCTAATAGCTTGGGATGGGCAGGAATGGTGGGAAATTATACTGGTTCTCAGGAGGGAGAAGAGATCTGGAGAGTCCCGGAAGAAGGGTACTTAAGTGTGGCTTTGAAAAGGGAGCTGGTGTTGGCAGCCTACTGCAATGAGGGTGGTCCCCAGGCTGCAGTAAGGGGAGGACCTCCTTCATGTCCAGATGCCAGGCTAGTCCCGTTGCCAAGAGAAACATCAGTCAGGACAGCCTGCAGAAAGTATCAAGAACTGCAGTTCTCTCCCGAAGTTTACTTTGTTCATTGCAGGATGTTCTTATTTTCCAGGAGCTCCCAAGCAGAGCCTCATCTTCCACCCCCTCACCAGCCACCACTCCAGTCACTACATAAAGAAGTCTTTTAATAGTGACTGATGaacctacatgcagggcagcaatggagacacagacttagagaacaggcTTCTGGACATGgcagggggtaggggtgggggctggggggaggaaggagagggcgggatgtatggagagagtaacatggaaacatacactatatgtaaaacagatagccaatagggatttgctgtatgacttggGAAACTCCAATGggagctctgtaacaacctagaggggtgggatggggaaggaggtgggagggaggttcaagaaggagaggatataggtatacctatggttaattcatgttgatatttggcagaaaccaacatgctgttgtaaagcaattatccttcaattaaaaataaataaatttaattatatataaaaaaagaagttcTTTAGCTGGAGGACTGTGGCTGCCAGGATGCTTCCCTAAGAGGGATCAGACCCATTTTAAATGTCCCAATATTCCTTTGTCTCTTTGGGACAAAGAGATTcttgtttatttctaaataagatcTTAGGTGACCTTGGTCATATGGGAAAATTCAGGCTGTTTGCTTGTTATGGGAAGGTGCTAATAAAATCAATCTGGGTTTTAAGCACAAATAAATGGAAGCCAGTCCCAGAATGTGGCTGATTTTAAATGCACTCTCAGAGTGGAAAGAACACAGGCTTTGGCACTTATGCTCACTGAAGCCCAGTGAGCCAGAGAAGTCTGGGGAAACAGGGTTAGAATTAAGAGCCATCAGAAAAATCAATTGCCCTGGGAGGTGAACACAGGGAGCTCTGGATATATTTAAACTATGAGTCACATGACTAGACGCTACTTAGGCAGAAGTAAaacatgttttcctttaaatgatTAAACTTAGTTGAACTTAGTACAAGAAAAATTTCTTTTCCCTGTGAATGTTTTTTTCCCCGGGCTTAAAGAACTTCAAGATgagatttgttttcttaaagaaaaacttaTATCCATAGCTTCAAACTAGATACATCTGTGGACTCAGAACACCCAAATGACACCAGATAAGGTAGCCCATCTCCTGCATCTGGATGGTTAAgatagcacattttaaaaaaagaaaggttagCCAAAATTCATCTTAACAGTTATTCTGCAGTCCCATCTGGATTCAGGTTAATGTCAAGATGGGAGTTAAAACTCACCATGTTGGAGCTGTCTTGCTTTGGAgaggttggatttttttttaaataagtgacaaagggagagaaagaagtctTAAATTAAATGCAAGCACAACCAACAATTACACCATCGGTTTCAGTTTGAACTGGACACGTCTGGCCTGTTTGCTGTTCTTCTTTTGGGGTTGGTTCACTTAAAAACAATAAacgtttttgttctttcttttttactatcCAGTGACCAAAAGCTAGAATTAATTATGATCAGTGCCTACTGGCTTTTTCCCTGCGTGGAGAGAGAATGCTTTCTGTGTCtccttttaaatcttttctttctcaaaagtgGTTACCTTTCTGAGGAGGGTTTCTAATGAGGTACCAGATCGCCTTTGGGGCAGGAGCCGCGGGACAGGAAACCCAGGGCACCACTTCCTGCTGCCCGCTCCCTGCTGAAAGGCTGGAGGGGGTAGTCGGTCCGAGAGCGTCGCTCCTTTCCCTCCTTCTGTCCTGTCTTAGGTCTGTCCATGCACGCGAGGGAGAAGGGCAGAAATGAAAGGGTGCGAGGCCCTGCACCTGTGTCATCTTACTCCATCCTCAGAGGTATCTTTACcgtcctcccccctcccccaactcaaTCTTTGAGGAACAGGAGGCTGGGACAGGTGACGTACCCATGCGCTCCACACTGGGGCTGGACCGGACCGTGGAGTCATCTCCGCGCGCATCATCACCGCAGGCAAGCCGGGGTGGCCTCTGCAGTGCTTTCCATAAAGGAACGAAAAAGCGCGGCCGAGTTAGCCCGAGCGCCGGTAGGGGCTCCAGGGTGTTCAGTTCTTAACTGGTTGCGGGGAGTAGGAGGGTCCCTAGTCCCCAGGAGCCAGGGACTGGAGGGCAGACCCCCGCAAGAAAGCGCAGGACCCAAGGTGGGGAGGGGCGAGGAGGAAGGAGTCGGAGGAGGAGAGGATGCTGGGCTCCAGTGCCCTCGTCCCCGAGCCAGTGCCCCCAGACCCGGCCCTCGGTCCCCACTCCCGGCCGCCGGCTCCCCTAGAGCGCTCACCAGCCCCCAAACCACCTCCCCGGGTCTCGGCCCCCACCGCCAGGCCCCGGCCAGCATCCCGCTCTCAGCCGCCCCCGGCCACCTCTTCGCCGCGGGATCTCGTCCCCAGCCcggcccctcctcctgccccgggCCGGGCTCAGCACCCCGGCCCCCAGTCGCGCCTACTCGCACGTTCCCCCCGGTCCCGGGCTCTGGTCCCCTCACCGCGACATCAGGCCCCGCTCTCCCAGCACCggcggcttcgccccgcccccggcccggctCGCATCCCCGCCCCCAACTGCGTCCCAGACCTGGGATCACCTCCACCCCCGAGCCCCGGCCCGGCGCGCCCCCCGCACCTCCCGCTCCCGGTTCGGCTCGCATCCCCTCCCCCAATCGCGTCCCGGGCCCGGGATCACCTCCACCCCCTCTTCCCGGCCCggcgcgcccccgccccgccgtCCCGCTCCCAATCGCGTCCCGGGCCCGGGatctcctccccccgcccccggccgagCGGCGCGCCCCCGGGCCTCCTCCCGCCCCGCCGCCGGCCCGCTCCGCCCGCGCGCCATGGGCAGCGGCAGCAGCCGGAGCGGCCGCGCCCTGCGGCGTCTGCGCAGCCCCGACAGCCGGCCGGCGGGGCCCGACGGGGCAGCCCCGGAGGGCGGGACTGGGCCGCCGGTCTCGgcgccggcggcggcggcccgggaGGAGGCCCAGGAGGCGGCGGCCGGCAATGATCCCGGCCCCGCGGCGCCCCCCGACGGCGGGGACGAGACCCTGCGCTTGCTGGACCAGCTGCTGGCCGAGTCGGCGGGCTGGGGCCCCGGGGAGCTGGCCCCGCGGGGCCCGGCGCGGCCCAGACCCGCAGCCGGCGCCGGGAGCCCGGTGAGTGTGGGGGCCGCGGCGCCCGTTCCCGCCCAGGGCGGGGGTGCCCTCCCCTCCGGCCCACACCCCGCGCcctgtcccccagcccctggcgcCGTCCCGCCGTGCGCTCCCTGCTCGCTCCTCTTCCTCCCACCGCCCCCAgtccctgccaggctccctgggcTTGCACGATGCCCTGTCCTCGTTGCCCTGTGTCACCCACCGTCTGGCCGTCCCCGAATCCCACCGGGTCTCTTGCTGATCGCACGGCCTCTCTTTCCCAGACATCCCCTCTGagtctctctgcctcctctgggtGCTGGTTTAACTGCCTCCAACTTGGGGGTTGGCAGGGACCCAGACATCCCTTAGCAGAAAAGCATCTCCTGGGCTTTCTTCTGGCCAGaggtcaactttttttttttttaaactgtggctCCTTCCAACCTAGGTAGGAGCTGGCCAGGGGGATGCTTGTCTCTCTGGTACCTCCCCCCTCAGCCAACCTCCAGGGCACTGTCAGAGAAGAATCCTAGGAAATGGGACCAGTAGCCAAACAGTGGTAGCAAAGCCCGGCGCCCAACAGACGCGTCAGGATCTTTGCCAACTTCGCGAGTTGTCAAGCAACT is part of the Bos indicus isolate NIAB-ARS_2022 breed Sahiwal x Tharparkar chromosome 11, NIAB-ARS_B.indTharparkar_mat_pri_1.0, whole genome shotgun sequence genome and harbors:
- the CYS1 gene encoding cystin-1, with product MGSGSSRSGRALRRLRSPDSRPAGPDGAAPEGGTGPPVSAPAAAAREEAQEAAAGNDPGPAAPPDGGDETLRLLDQLLAESAGWGPGELAPRGPARPRPAAGAGSPVSPKRSTEDHPEGSCISEAPGSCHKKPERQSAITYDYSEEELMASIEREYCC